One Bacteroidota bacterium DNA window includes the following coding sequences:
- a CDS encoding Ni/Fe hydrogenase subunit alpha produces MKQISIDPITRLEGHGKIEIFCTDDGDVENVYFQVPELRGFEKFCEGRPIEEVSQIVTKICGVCPGCHHMAAGKAADMVFGVEPTTAAKKIRELFYSAHFVHSHIAHFYALAAPDFVVGPTAPKADRNILGVIAKVGKEIGTEVIKQRRKAQEIQALLGGHQTHVVLNIPGGVRKGLKEEDRRDIVEKAKGFVEFSKFSMKIFNDVVLGNKEYLDIILNGPYSLKIHSMGLVDEKNRVNFYDGKVRVVDTEGKELYKYSPVEYRDFVAERVEPWSYLKFPYLKKIGWKGFIDGQDSGVYHATPLSRLNAADGMATPVAQEEYERMFATLGGKPVHATLAMHWARLVELIYAAERCLELAEDPEITSPDLRTKIEKTPTEGVGIVEAQRGTLTHHYWTDERGIITKANLIVGTTNNHAAICMSLKKAAQGLIKKGVTVDDGILNMVEMAFRAYDPCFSCATHHLPGDMPLVVNFRNTSGDLIRTISR; encoded by the coding sequence ATGAAACAGATCAGCATTGATCCCATCACCAGGCTTGAAGGCCACGGCAAGATCGAAATATTTTGCACCGATGACGGTGATGTCGAAAATGTATATTTCCAGGTACCGGAGCTTAGGGGATTTGAAAAATTCTGCGAGGGACGGCCTATAGAAGAGGTTTCCCAGATTGTCACCAAGATTTGCGGCGTTTGCCCGGGATGCCATCATATGGCCGCAGGCAAGGCTGCCGATATGGTATTTGGCGTTGAACCTACTACGGCTGCTAAAAAAATAAGGGAATTATTTTACAGCGCTCATTTTGTGCATAGCCATATTGCTCATTTTTATGCTCTGGCAGCTCCTGACTTTGTCGTTGGCCCCACAGCACCCAAAGCCGACAGGAATATCCTCGGTGTGATCGCAAAGGTGGGCAAGGAGATTGGCACTGAAGTGATCAAGCAGCGAAGAAAAGCACAGGAGATACAAGCCCTTCTGGGAGGACATCAAACCCATGTCGTGCTCAATATTCCCGGTGGTGTCAGAAAAGGATTGAAAGAGGAGGATCGCAGGGATATTGTGGAGAAAGCCAAGGGTTTTGTGGAATTCTCCAAATTCAGCATGAAGATCTTTAACGACGTCGTCCTCGGTAACAAAGAGTACCTGGATATTATCCTTAACGGACCCTATTCATTGAAGATCCATTCGATGGGCCTGGTGGATGAAAAGAACAGGGTGAATTTTTATGACGGAAAAGTCAGGGTCGTAGATACCGAAGGTAAAGAACTTTATAAATATTCCCCCGTGGAATACAGAGATTTTGTCGCAGAGCGTGTCGAACCCTGGAGCTATCTGAAATTCCCATACCTTAAGAAGATCGGATGGAAAGGATTTATAGACGGCCAGGATTCAGGAGTTTACCATGCCACACCACTATCACGTCTAAATGCTGCCGATGGCATGGCCACTCCTGTTGCACAGGAAGAATATGAGCGCATGTTCGCCACACTGGGCGGTAAGCCTGTTCATGCCACTCTGGCCATGCATTGGGCGCGCCTGGTCGAGTTAATATATGCTGCTGAAAGATGCCTTGAACTGGCTGAAGATCCGGAAATAACAAGCCCTGATCTCAGAACAAAAATTGAAAAAACACCCACCGAAGGAGTTGGCATTGTTGAAGCCCAGAGAGGCACACTGACACACCACTATTGGACAGATGAACGGGGCATCATCACCAAAGCTAACCTGATCGTCGGAACAACAAATAATCACGCCGCCATCTGCATGTCATTAAAAAAAGCCGCGCAGGGCCTTATTAAAAAGGGTGTCACCGTGGATGACGGCATATTGAATATGGTCGAAATGGCTTTCAGAGCTTATGATCCCTGCTTCTCATGTGCCACACATCACCTGCCGGGAGATATGCCGCTGGTGGTTAATTTCAGGAATACCAGCGGAGATCTAATACGGACTATCTCCAGATAA
- a CDS encoding oxidoreductase: MGKDKAKLKMAIYWGAACGGCCVSVLDIHETLFTVIEHADLVFWPIALDTKYSDVEEMPDQSIDITLFNGAVRNSENEHMARVLRQKSRLLIAYGSCAHMGGIPGLANFSNKEAIFRRVYEESESTVNPDKIRPLEEVMVAEGTLHLPHFYNDVMTLDQVVDVDYYLPGCPPQSERLVEVFLAVVNGTELPPKGSVVGASSLVQCDECKRKKSEKKDIKRFYRPWEVVDDGETCLNEQGILCLGPATRGGCGVRCVVGNAPCRGCYGPLDDISDFGGKMMSVIASMLEGKEEAEIEEAIETVVDPAGTFYRYSLPGSKLRRKQL, from the coding sequence ATGGGAAAAGATAAAGCAAAATTAAAGATGGCCATATACTGGGGTGCTGCCTGTGGCGGTTGCTGCGTATCGGTCCTCGATATACATGAAACGCTTTTTACTGTTATTGAACATGCTGACCTGGTGTTCTGGCCCATAGCCCTTGACACAAAGTACAGCGATGTGGAAGAGATGCCCGATCAGTCTATTGACATCACCCTGTTCAATGGGGCGGTCCGCAACAGTGAAAATGAGCACATGGCACGCGTGCTGCGGCAGAAATCCAGGTTACTTATCGCTTATGGTTCCTGTGCACATATGGGAGGCATCCCCGGGCTGGCTAACTTTTCCAATAAAGAAGCTATTTTCAGAAGAGTTTATGAAGAAAGTGAATCGACGGTCAATCCTGACAAAATAAGACCACTGGAGGAAGTTATGGTCGCTGAGGGCACGCTGCACCTTCCACATTTTTATAATGACGTCATGACACTTGACCAGGTTGTTGATGTCGATTATTACCTTCCGGGTTGCCCGCCCCAGAGTGAAAGGCTGGTGGAAGTGTTCCTGGCCGTTGTGAATGGCACAGAGCTGCCACCCAAAGGATCAGTAGTCGGGGCTTCATCACTGGTTCAGTGCGACGAATGTAAACGCAAGAAATCTGAGAAAAAAGACATCAAACGATTCTACCGTCCCTGGGAAGTTGTGGATGACGGTGAAACCTGTTTGAATGAGCAGGGTATCTTATGTCTGGGGCCTGCCACCAGAGGCGGCTGCGGTGTACGCTGTGTTGTAGGTAATGCCCCCTGCAGGGGATGTTATGGACCGCTAGATGATATTTCTGACTTCGGAGGGAAAATGATGTCGGTCATTGCATCTATGCTTGAAGGTAAAGAAGAAGCTGAAATTGAAGAAGCTATTGAAACAGTGGTAGATCCTGCCGGGACATTTTACAGGTATAGTTTGCCCGGCTCAAAATTAAGGAGGAAACAATTATGA
- a CDS encoding hydrogenase maturation protease — MSKIQKKIMILGFGSDGLMDDGIPIRICEDLKRSVHSPEIKFATSALGGLELPELLNGYEIAVLIDTIKTPGGKPGDVYCYSPENFLETYHLSSNHDISFRNALILGETLGYEMPGKIVIFAIEIAENQILYSSLSGEIQRRYLEIVRQIEDYLIDII, encoded by the coding sequence ATGAGCAAAATCCAAAAGAAAATTATGATTCTTGGTTTTGGAAGCGACGGACTAATGGACGATGGTATTCCAATCAGGATTTGTGAAGACCTTAAAAGATCGGTTCATTCACCGGAAATCAAATTTGCGACAAGTGCTCTCGGCGGCCTTGAATTGCCTGAACTTCTTAATGGCTATGAAATAGCTGTTCTGATTGATACCATCAAAACTCCTGGTGGTAAGCCCGGAGATGTCTACTGTTATTCCCCTGAAAATTTCCTGGAAACTTATCATCTTTCCAGTAACCATGATATCTCTTTCCGCAATGCGCTTATACTGGGTGAAACACTGGGTTATGAAATGCCAGGTAAAATTGTTATCTTTGCTATAGAGATTGCTGAAAACCAGATTCTGTATTCATCATTGTCAGGCGAGATCCAAAGGCGTTATCTTGAAATAGTGCGCCAGATAGAAGATTACCTGATTGACATTATTTAA
- a CDS encoding hydrogenase iron-sulfur subunit translates to MQSIEQNNEQWSPRIVAFFCNWCTYTASDLAGVSRLRYAPSTRVIRVMCSGRIEPTFILEAFIKGADGVLIGGCHPGDCHYSEGNYKCLRRFHLLQRYIVEMGIEKERLRLEWISASEGKRLQEVVNEMTDTLRQLGPSKIKEVAETIVK, encoded by the coding sequence TAATGAACAATGGTCACCAAGAATCGTGGCCTTTTTCTGCAACTGGTGTACATATACAGCATCAGACCTGGCGGGCGTTTCACGGTTACGGTATGCCCCTTCTACACGGGTTATACGTGTGATGTGCTCAGGCCGCATTGAACCGACTTTTATCCTGGAAGCTTTTATAAAAGGAGCCGATGGGGTGCTCATCGGCGGATGCCACCCTGGTGACTGCCATTACTCTGAAGGCAACTATAAATGTCTTAGGCGGTTTCATCTCCTGCAGAGATATATCGTAGAGATGGGCATTGAGAAAGAACGCCTGCGGCTGGAATGGATCAGCGCCAGCGAAGGCAAACGCCTTCAGGAAGTGGTCAATGAGATGACTGATACCTTGAGGCAGTTAGGACCATCAAAGATTAAAGAAGTTGCTGAAACCATCGTCAAATAA